The following are encoded together in the Zygosaccharomyces rouxii strain CBS732 chromosome C complete sequence genome:
- the HRD1 gene encoding E3 ubiquitin-protein ligase HRD1 (similar to uniprot|Q08109 Saccharomyces cerevisiae YOL013C HRD1 Ubiquitin-protein ligase required for endoplasmic reticulum-associated degradation (ERAD) of misfolded proteins genetically linked to the unfolded protein response (UPR) regulated through association with Hrd3p contains an H2 ring finger): MATSDTRRRQVACFALSVYALTIYAVYNSARTSVSFLQATIKLTTGFNVVILTVFTILNSAVLWKLSTAILFGNLSLLEYEHIFERLPFTIINTVFMSSMFHEQDFFTVTLFGLLLLYMKVFHWILKDRLEALLQSIHESTTLKSLICTRFSFNLVLLAILDYKIVSGCITNSLSNSFGASTSVHLMVGMEFAMLLIDLLNLAMHTVLNFYEFYRTQVDAHLSSVDTDTDGGDEENEDEDVNGSSFAGLEGKFMYERVIDVFTRFLKTLIHAIMLIPFRMSILLIKDVFWDVLTLCQIVSSLWRIWQNNKQLDDKLKTMSPVELSATDNICIVCMDELCADLEEVVQGPDREKVAKTGKYKPKRLPCGHVLHLFCLKNWMERSQTCPICRLPVFDENGNVVQSQSSTTNRTTQATNQSTNVTTTAATTTTTTTTTTTTSTTEMDSSGGSTASTPSSRQSTQQTLGDLTPTPTTADSNSNIANLWYSYPIQEAKDGVVTFSLRDSVSGNPVRAKLTLNNDNETQRITIPNECIHHLESIQGLKRRISELEAQVREMSEH, encoded by the coding sequence ATGGCTACTTCAGATACCAGAAGGCGGCAGGTTGCCTGTTTTGCCCTATCAGTTTATGCATTGACCATTTATGCCGTTTATAATTCTGCAAGAACGAGTGTTTCATTCTTACAAGCTACTATTAAATTGACAACCGGTTTCAATGTAGTCATATTAACcgttttcaccattttAAACTCTGCAGTACTCTGGAAATTATCTACAGCAATATTATTTGGTAACCTAAGCTTACTCGAATATGAACacatttttgaaagattgcCTTTTACCATTATAAACACTGTGTTCATGTCTTCGATGTTTCACGAACAGGATTTCTTTACAGTTACACTATTTGGgcttttattattatacaTGAAAGTATTTCATTggattttgaaagatcGTTTAGAAGCTCTTTTGCAGTCAATTCATGAATCAACTACTTTAAAGAGCTTGATTTGCACCAGATTTAGCTTTAATTTGGTCTTGTTAGCAATACTGGATTATAAAATTGTTTCTGGATGCATTACCAATTCTTTGTCCAATAGTTTTGGTGCTTCCACCTCTGTTCATTTGATGGTTGGTATGGAATTTGCCATGTTACtaattgatcttttgaatttggcCATGCATACGGTATTAAACTTTTATGAATTTTACAGGACGCAAGTTGATGCGCACTTATCAAGTGTGGACACTGATACTGATGGTGGagatgaggaaaatgaagatgaggatgttAATGGATCGTCCTTCGCAGGTCTCGAAGGTAAATTTATGTATGAAAGAGTTATCGATGTCTTTACCAGGTTCCTCAAGACTTTGATTCATGCAATCATGTTAATTCCATTTAGAATGTCAATTttattgatcaaagatgTATTTTGGGATGTTTTAACTCTATGTCAGATTGTATCGAGTCTTTGGAGAATTTGGCAGAATAATAAACAATTAgatgataaattgaaaacgATGTCGCCTGTGGAATTGTCTGCAACTGATAACATCTGTATCGTTTGTATGGATGAATTATGCGCAGATTTGGAGGAAGTGGTTCAAGGTCCAGACCGTGAGAAGGTTGCAAAAACTGGTAAATACAAGCCAAAGAGATTGCCCTGTGGACACGTCCTGCATCTTTTCTGtctcaaaaattggatgGAAAGATCTCAAACTTGTCCCATCTGTAGATTACCTGTATTTGACGAAAATGGTAATGTAGTACAATCACAGAGTTCAACAACTAACCGTACTACACAGGCGACAAACCAGTCTACTAATGTGACTACTACTGCTGCAACGACGACAACGACGACAACGACGACAACGACTACATCCACAACCGAAATGGATTCTTCTGGTGGTTCAACGGCTTCTACGCCATCCTCTCGCCAATCAACTCAACAGACTCTCGGAGATCTTACACCAACTCCAACAACTGCtgattcaaattcaaatattgCAAACCTTTGGTACTCTTATCCTATTCAAGAGGCGAAAGATGGTGTTGTCACTTTTAGTCTAAGGGATTCAGTATCCGGTAATCCTGTAAGGGCCAAATTAACACttaataatgataatgaaactCAAAGAATTACGATCCCTAACGAATGCATACATCACCTTGAATCCATTCAAGgtttgaaaagaagaatatcTGAATTAGAAGCTCAAGTTAGAGAAATGAGTGAACATTAG
- the RRN11 gene encoding Rrn11p (weakly similar to uniprot|Q04712 Saccharomyces cerevisiae YML043C RRN11 rDNA transcription factor CF component which also contains Rrn6p and Rrn7p which is required for rDNA transcription by RNA polymerase I component of rDNA transcription factor) gives MFELPLVITSKRTRTSRKLKYQYINNLSKKYDGINGISNGQTELPTPENSATETSENEEVGQQKRRRIRKRLKSIIGESYSDLESDEEQPVEEVDNEERKFYRKYEKPQLTFEKWQCDPRKRTPIQRNRINYNRMNRIQRHGLRRMETSLAVASRTNKTFFHATTQGYQLFDPTYGRANTFQLKHIGTLTSLLHINVLKRKWELAYKCFALLIRIPGVDVRTLWGLGERILAERQPTRSLEFLQWMSSVYSTKLPFADDVNYRMAPVFTKGSKTHTPKYTTTWLWECLIRYANGLEDLEMDSKSAAENFQSLMDRISEMVLGPPYMDDPEVWFIYALCHMVKADTLSQQFDPRLTGSARDIASNQVIQHIQNTKSHLQQCSSKGGFTFPKRYIARQLAAFEARLYGKIDAYDMDEEEDEDNDAHSPSDESGMYPENLDTQLIDSEASLSD, from the coding sequence ATGTTTGAGTTACCTTTGGTGATTACTAGTAAACGAACACGTACGTCTAGAAAACTCAAATATCAGTATATCAACAACCTTAGCAAGAAATATGATGGCATTAATGGTATAAGTAATGGGCAAACTGAATTACCCACACCTGAAAATTCAGCAACTGAAACTAGTGAGAATGAGGAGGTTGGTCAgcaaaagagaagaaggataAGAAAAAGACTGAAAAGCATTATCGGTGAAAGTTATTCAGATCTggaatctgatgaagagcAACCTGTGGAAGAAGTGGATAATGAGGAGCGCAAGTTTTACAGGAAATATGAAAAGCCTCAATTgacttttgaaaagtggCAATGTGACCCAAGGAAAAGGACACCCATCCAACGTAATAGGATAAATTATAATAGGATGAATAGAATTCAAAGACATGGATTGAGAAGGATGGAAACATCTTTAGCGGTAGCTTCTAGAACTAATAAGACTTTTTTCCATGCAACGACACAAGGTTATCAACTCTTTGATCCAACTTATGGAAGAGCCAATACTTTCCAATTAAAACATATAGGGACTCTAACCAGTCTTTTGCATATTAacgttttgaaaaggaaatgGGAACTGGCATACAAATGTTTTGCATTACTTATAAGGATTCCAGGTGTAGATGTAAGAACTCTTTGGGGGTTAGGAGAACGCATCTTAGCGGAAAGACAACCTACAAGatcattagaatttttacAGTGGATGAGTAGTGTTTATTCTACAAAACTACCGTTTGCAGACGATGTTAACTATAGGATGGCCCCCGTCTTCACAAAGGGGTCCAAGACGCACACTCCCAAATACACGACCACTTGGCTTTGGGAATGTTTAATTCGCTATGCCAATGGattagaagatttagagATGGATTCGAAGAGTGCGGCAGAAAATTTCCAATCACTTATGGATAGAATTTCTGAGATGGTCTTAGGACCACCTTACATGGACGATCCTGAAGTTTGGTTTATCTATGCTCTATGTCATATGGTTAAAGCTGATACACTCTCAcaacaatttgatccaCGTTTAACTGGCTCCGCTAGGGACATTGCAAGTAACCAAGTCATTCAACATATCCAAAATACAAAGAGCCACTTACAACAGTGTTCTAGTAAGGGCGGATTCACATTTCCAAAAAGATACATCGCAAGACAACTAGCAGCTTTTGAAGCTAGATTATACGGTAAAATAGACGCATACGATATGGACGAAGAAGAGGACGAAGATAATGATGCCCATTCACCTAGCGACGAAAGTGGGATGTACCCAGAAAATTTGGACACTCAACTAATTGATTCCGAGGCATCTCTGAGTGACTAG
- the HTZ1 gene encoding histone H2AZ (highly similar to uniprot|Q12692 Saccharomyces cerevisiae YOL012C HTZ1 Histone variant H2AZ exchanged for histone H2A in nucleosomes by the SWR1 complex involved in transcriptional regulation through prevention of the spread of silent heterochromatin): MSGKVHGGKGKSGAKDGGALRSQSSSARAGLQFPVGRIKRYLKRNASGKVRVGSKSAIYLTAVLEYLTAEVLELAGNAAKDLKVKRITPRHLQLAIRGDDELDSLIRATIASGGVLPHINKALLLKVEKRK, from the coding sequence ATGTCGGGTAAAGTACACGGTGGTAAGGGTAAGTCCGGTGCCAAGGACGGTGGTGCTTTAAGGTCACAATCATCCTCAGCAAGAGCTGGTCTTCAGTTCCCAGTTGGTAGAATTAAGCGTTATTTAAAACGTAATGCAAGTGGTAAAGTTCGTGTAGGATCCAAATCTGCGATTTATTTAACTGCTGTATTAGAATATTTAACTGCAGAAGTACTAGAACTGGCAGGAAATGCTGCTAAGGATTTAAAGGTTAAGAGAATCACACCAAGGCATTTACAACTTGCCATCAGGGGAGATGATGAGTTAGATAGTCTAATTAGAGCCACCATTGCTTCAGGTGGTGTTTTACCCCATATCAACAAGGCTTTACTGCTAAAGGtggaaaagagaaaatag
- a CDS encoding uncharacterized protein (no similarity) has product MESNSSFSPSSADNATLQDAIDYEMNICFDDDFQLNQKTIPIENGLLSCPQKISEGPTISLSKPANCIVTKDSVKAELISTKTNLTRYYEKENGFNGFVDQVFEVNYDVTMTNCNLVSKYSDLQLENINLLETIAKMKTNHSQEITHLQDAFKKAKSENYEMSLTNSDLTLSNVDNRREIIQLKDENRRLKQKETRFAPLDQTFNGTVPKKVIGDISLMNEDLSAKLARVTAEFKNWEIENNLSKKQQQSKSLSDQLQIQTLMNENVTLKTRVEQLQSTRKNNSREHLLERLVELRELREQLSKDTKFISNAQQLQIDKENCLSDLTRLQRDYDELRRKSELLQVTKNFSGSSNNSFTERSTSPEFDNDIFDGLTPQTNVTEKTFKRKRFYKKGSLSPSNWSLRFAKNKFFRSLAS; this is encoded by the coding sequence ATGGAATCTAATAGCAGCTTCTCTCCGTCTTCCGCCGACAATGCAACACTTCAAGATGCTATTGATTATGAAATGAACATCTGTTTCGACGACGATTTTcaattaaatcaaaaaacAATACCTATAGAAAATGGGTTATTAAGTTGTCCACAAAAAATTTCTGAAGGGCCAACTATTTCTCTATCCAAACCTGCTAACTGCATCGTTACTAAAGACTCTGTCAAGGCCGAGCTAATATCTACTAAAACCAATTTGACCCGATATTATGAAAAGGAGAATGGTTTTAATGGGTTTGTAGATCAAGTCTTTGAAGTCAATTATGATGTGACTATGACCAATTGTAACTTggtttccaaatattctgaTCTACAGCTTGAGAATATAAATTTATTGGAAACAATTGCCAAGATGAAAACAAACCACTCTCAGGAAATTACACATTTGCAAGATGCCTTTAAGAAAGCCAAGAGTGAAAATTATGAAATGAGTTTAACCAACTCCGATTTAACTTTGTCTAATGTCGACAATAGAAGAGAAATCATTCAActaaaagatgaaaatcGTCGTTTAAAGCAGAAAGAGACAAGGTTCGCACCTCTAGATCAAACATTTAATGGTACTGTACCAAAGAAAGTGATTGGAGATATATCTTTGATGAACGAGGACTTGAGCGCTAAATTAGCGCGTGTTACCGCTGAGTTCAAGAATtgggaaattgaaaataattTATCTaagaaacaacaacaatcGAAATCGCTCTCTGACCAACTCCAAATACAAACGTTAATGAATGAGAATGTCACTTTGAAAACTAGAGTGGAACAGCTACAATCCACCCGTAAAAACAATTCTCGTGAACATCTATTGGAAAGATTAGTAGAGTTAAGAGAACTACGAGAACAATTGAGTAAAGATACAAAATTTATCAGTAATGCCCAACAATTACAAATTGATAAGGAAAACTGCTTATCTGATTTAACCCGCTTACAAAGAGATTATGATGAATTAAGGAGAAAGTCTGAACTACTGCAGGTAACAAAAAACTTTAGTGGCAGTAGTAATAACAGCTTCACTGAAAGGTCTACTTCACCTGAATTTGATAATGACATTTTTGACGGATTGACACCACAGACAAACGTTACCGAAAAGACTTTTAAACGgaaaagattttacaagaaggGTAGTCTTTCACCATCGAACTGGAGTCTAAGATTTGCTaaaaacaaattcttccGTTCGTTAGCCAGTTAG
- the PLB3 gene encoding lysophospholipase (similar to uniprot|P39105 Saccharomyces cerevisiae YMR008C PLB1 Phospholipase B (lysophospholipase) involved in lipid metabolism required for deacylation of phosphatidylcholine and phosphatidylethanolamine but not phosphatidylinositol) — MNFIESLLVLVVAGLAAAWSPKNSYVPSTVNCPDDIVLVREANGLSDNETEWLKRRRPIAKEALHDFVKRATKNFSDNSLVDKVFSGNDSHAPVVAIGASGGGYRAMLSGAGMISAFDNRTRGADEHGLGGVLQGATYLAGLSGGNWLTGTLAWNNWTSVQTIVDNTTADDSIWDISHSLVNPDGVNVFGTADHWEHIFKTVRQKHKTYNASLTDLWGRALSYDFFPSLYRGGEAYTWSTLRDAEVFENGSMPFPISVADGRYPGTSVISLNATVFEFNPFEMGSWDPSLRAFTDVKYLGTKAVDGKPEKKGECVAGYDNVGFIMGTSSTLFNQFLLRLNTTGMPRVVKSIISHFLKDISKNEDDIAVYSPNPFLNTSYVSNDYTSSLVDSKDLYLVDGGEDNENIPLLPFLQKERGVDVIFALDNSADTTEYWPDGSSLVATYERQFGKMGKDIAFPYVPDVETFVAEGLNTKPTFFGCDAQNMSDLAFTPPLVVYVPNSRMSYNGNQSTFKLSYSDNERLNMIKNGFEATTRNNLTDDSNFAGCVACAIMRRSQESMNATLPKECKQCFQDYCWNGHISHNGTKIQHNDDYTKSASPSATSSSKGGASNSYSPRSGLSLFAFMVTVAGLF; from the coding sequence ATGAATTTCATCGAGAGTTTATTGGTCCTCGTGGTAGCTGGTTTAGCTGCCGCTTGGTCTCCCAAGAATAGTTACGTTCCTTCGACTGTTAATTGTCCCGATGACATTGTTTTAGTTAGAGAAGCCAATGGGTTATCTGACAACGAAACCGAATGGTTAAAGCGTAGAAGACCTATTGCCAAGGAAGCTTTGCATGATTTTGTTAAGCGTGccaccaaaaatttcagcGACAACTCTTTGGTTGATAAAGTGTTTAGCGGCAACGACAGCCATGCACCAGTGGTCGCCATTGGTGCATCCGGTGGTGGTTACCGTGCTATGTTGAGTGGTGCTGGTATGATTTCCGCTTTTGACAACCGTACCCGTGGTGCTGACGAGCATGGTCTAGGTGGTGTCTTGCAAGGTGCTACTTATTTGGCTGGTCTTTCTGGTGGTAACTGGTTAACTGGTACTTTGGCATGGAACAACTGGACTAGTGTGCAAACAATCGTTGATAACACTACGGCAGATGATTCTATCTGGGATATTTCTCACTCCCTTGTTAATCCAGATGGTGTTAATGTTTTCGGAACTGCTGACCACTGGGAGCACATCTTTAAGACTGTCCGTCAAAAGCACAAGACCTACAATGCCTCATTGACTGATCTGTGGGGCCGTGCGCTTTCTTACGATTTCTTCCCCAGCTTGTACAGAGGTGGTGAGGCTTACACTTGGTCCACCCTGAGAGATGCTGAGGTGTTTGAAAATGGTTCTATGCCTTTCCCTATCAGTGTTGCTGATGGTAGATACCCTGGTACCAGTGTCATCAGTTTGAACGCTACTGTGTTTGAGTTTAACCCCTTCGAGATGGGATCTTGGGATCCATCTCTACGTGCATTCACAGATGTGAAGTACTTGGGTACCAAGGCTGTTGACGGTAAACCTGAAAAGAAGGGCGAATGCGTTGCTGGCTACGACAACGTTGGTTTCATTATGGGTACTTCTTCTACCTTGTTCAACCAATTCTTACTAAGATTGAACACTACTGGTATGCCTCGTGTGGTGAAGAGCATCATCAGCCATTTCTTGAAAGacatttcaaagaatgaagatgatattgCCGTTTACTCTCCTAATCCATTCCTCAACACTAGTTATGTCAGTAATGACTACACGAGTAGCTTGGTCGACAGCAAAGACTTGTACTTGGTcgatggtggtgaagataatgaaaacATCCCATTGTTGCCATTCCTACAAAAAGAACGTGGTGTCGACGTTATCTTTGCCCTGGATAACTCTGCCGACACTACTGAATACTGGCCAGATGGTTCCTCTCTAGTGGCTACTTACGAACGTCAATTCGGTAAGATGGGTAAGGATATTGCCTTCCCATACGTGCCTGATGTTGAAACTTTTGTTGCCGAGGGTTTGAACACTAAGCCAACTTTCTTTGGTTGTGATGCTCAGAATATGAGTGATTTGGCTTTCACCCCTCCATTGGTGGTCTACGTCCCTAACAGTAGGATGTCATACAATGGTAACCAATCTACTTTCAAGTTGTCCTACTCTGACAACGAGCGTCTAAACATGATTAAGAACGGTTTCGAAGCTACCACTAGAAACAATTTGACCGATGACAGTAACTTTGCTGGCTGTGTCGCTTGCGCCATCATGCGTCGTTCTCAAGAATCTATGAATGCAACTCTACCAAAAGAATGTAAACAATGTTTCCAGGACTACTGCTGGAATGGACATATTTCTCATAACGGTACAAAGATCCAACATAACGACGACTACACAAAGAGTGCATCTCCTAGCGCCACCTCTAGTTCAAAGGGCGGTGCCTCCAATTCATATTCTCCAAGAAGCGGTCTTTCCCTATTCGCATTCATGGTGACCGTTGCAGGATTGTTCTAA